One Terriglobia bacterium genomic region harbors:
- a CDS encoding APC family permease produces the protein MSKNQPLTAGSAATRVVVASTVMLSFISFWRGAAIVLSDLASSAFYAGGIAENTIGKSAPWFILAVMLFSFAVRSIYLESCSMYVRGGVYVVVRDAMGPFLARLSVSALIFDYILTGPISVVSAGQYLAGVINEISQMLHAGSPIPAFQFSAAFGVLATLYFWWTNIKGVHESSSKALRIMQITTVMVVMFLIWCGLTLLKLGPAQIPPAPIPSNLEFAHPAADLGWLAGTRWIRMPLILVVVAFGHSVLAMSGFETLAQVYREIEAPKLQKLKLAANIVCVYAVVCTGLITLLAGMIIPDSVRPQYVQNLLGGLTNHLIGPQLLRLAFHIFVVVVGVLILSGAVNTSIIGANGVLNRLAEDGVLVPWFRKPHPKFGTSYRLINTIVGLQILTIAASRGNVNLLGEAYAFGVVWSFFMKALGVTVLRFKRHDQEYKTPLNITVGGREIPIGLLLTTMVLFFVAIANLFTKEIATYFGVGFTLFLFIVFTISVRLNAKAKRKNKQGLEQFNLDIRPDIAINMSGMHARPGCILAAVRNYNRMAHLESVLEKTNMRRHDIVVMAVRAVSTGAGEYDLGENQLFTDDEGELFTRVVAMAEKQGKTVDLLVVPAVNPFDAMVQTAAKLQASRLVTGVSARMDSEELAQRIGQAWEKLPEPRHPFSLEIITPERPSMFVNLGPHPPRLWPEDIDLVHELWLEMSGKYTGAKLHHRDVVGVALRRMNEQLHSRESGEVIRDIREEVSRRGEPLL, from the coding sequence TTGTCGAAGAATCAGCCGTTAACTGCCGGGTCGGCGGCAACGCGGGTCGTTGTTGCAAGCACGGTCATGCTTTCGTTTATTTCTTTCTGGCGCGGTGCTGCAATCGTTTTAAGCGACCTGGCCTCGTCCGCTTTTTATGCCGGCGGCATTGCCGAGAACACGATCGGCAAAAGTGCGCCCTGGTTCATTCTCGCCGTTATGTTGTTCAGCTTCGCGGTGAGATCGATTTACCTGGAGAGTTGCAGCATGTATGTCCGCGGCGGCGTCTATGTCGTCGTGCGGGACGCGATGGGGCCATTCCTTGCGCGTTTGTCGGTCTCCGCTCTGATCTTCGATTACATTCTCACCGGTCCCATCAGTGTCGTCAGCGCCGGACAATATCTTGCGGGCGTCATCAACGAAATCTCGCAGATGTTGCATGCCGGTTCGCCGATTCCTGCATTCCAGTTTTCGGCTGCCTTCGGGGTTCTCGCGACCTTGTACTTCTGGTGGACCAACATCAAGGGTGTGCATGAATCGAGTTCGAAGGCGCTTCGAATTATGCAGATCACGACCGTCATGGTGGTGATGTTCCTCATCTGGTGCGGTCTCACGCTCCTGAAGCTTGGGCCGGCGCAGATTCCCCCGGCGCCGATTCCTTCGAATCTGGAATTCGCCCATCCGGCAGCGGACCTGGGTTGGCTGGCCGGCACGCGCTGGATTCGGATGCCTCTGATCCTGGTCGTCGTCGCGTTCGGGCATTCCGTCCTGGCGATGAGCGGTTTTGAAACGCTGGCCCAGGTCTACCGCGAAATCGAGGCTCCGAAACTGCAGAAGCTGAAGCTGGCTGCAAACATCGTTTGCGTGTATGCCGTGGTGTGCACCGGACTTATCACCTTGCTGGCCGGGATGATTATTCCCGATTCCGTCCGCCCGCAATACGTGCAAAACCTCCTGGGCGGGTTGACCAATCATCTCATCGGCCCCCAGTTGCTGCGGCTGGCGTTCCATATCTTCGTGGTCGTCGTCGGCGTGCTGATTCTCTCCGGTGCGGTGAACACATCGATTATCGGAGCGAATGGCGTTCTCAACCGTCTTGCGGAAGACGGAGTGCTCGTGCCGTGGTTCCGGAAGCCGCACCCCAAATTCGGAACATCGTACCGGCTGATCAATACGATCGTCGGCCTTCAGATCCTGACGATCGCTGCGAGCCGCGGCAACGTCAATCTGCTCGGTGAAGCTTATGCGTTCGGCGTGGTATGGAGCTTCTTCATGAAGGCCCTTGGCGTTACAGTTCTGAGATTCAAACGGCACGACCAGGAATATAAGACTCCGCTCAACATTACGGTCGGCGGGCGCGAAATCCCGATAGGTCTGCTGTTGACGACGATGGTTCTGTTCTTTGTCGCCATCGCGAACCTCTTTACTAAAGAGATCGCAACCTATTTCGGCGTCGGCTTTACTTTGTTTCTGTTCATCGTATTCACCATTTCCGTGCGTCTCAACGCAAAGGCGAAGCGTAAGAACAAACAAGGCCTCGAGCAGTTCAACCTGGACATCCGTCCCGATATAGCGATCAACATGAGCGGAATGCACGCCAGACCCGGCTGCATTCTTGCCGCGGTGCGGAATTACAACCGGATGGCCCACCTCGAAAGCGTGTTGGAGAAGACGAACATGCGGCGGCACGATATCGTCGTGATGGCCGTTCGCGCGGTCTCGACAGGGGCCGGCGAGTATGATCTGGGCGAGAACCAGCTTTTTACCGACGATGAAGGGGAGTTGTTCACCCGCGTCGTCGCCATGGCGGAGAAACAAGGTAAAACGGTGGACCTCCTGGTTGTGCCGGCTGTCAATCCGTTCGATGCCATGGTTCAGACGGCGGCCAAACTTCAGGCTTCGCGTCTGGTGACGGGCGTCTCGGCAAGAATGGATTCGGAAGAACTGGCGCAACGGATCGGGCAGGCGTGGGAAAAGCTCCCGGAGCCCCGGCATCCGTTCTCACTCGAGATCATCACACCCGAAAGGCCGTCCATGTTTGTGAACCTTGGCCCGCACCCGCCCAGGCTGTGGCCCGAAGACATCGATCTGGTGCATGAGCTGTGGCTCGAAATGAGCGGCAAATACACCGGCGCCAAACTCCATCACCGCGACGTGGTCGGCGTCGCCTTGCGCCGCATGAATGAGCAACTCCATTCCAGGGAAAGCGGTGAAGTGATCCGGGACATCCGCGAAGAAGTCAGCCGCCGCGGAGAACCCCTCCTCTGA
- a CDS encoding response regulator transcription factor produces the protein MSAGKVLVVDDEPQIRRVMRVILSGENYEVLEARSGEAALLRFREFLPDLVLLDLNMPGISGLETCRSIRENSDVPIIVLTVRHEEEEKVEALDAGADDYVTKPFGKHELLARIRAALRRSPAPPNAGPRTFVAGDLEIDFEARKIRSGKKNVRLTPKEFDLLRYLVSHAGKPVPHRELLQAVWGPDYGDQTDYLRVFITHLRKKIEPNPAKPQYILTDPWLGYRFEVEGTTKSG, from the coding sequence GTGAGCGCAGGAAAAGTTCTCGTTGTCGATGATGAGCCGCAGATCCGCCGCGTGATGCGCGTTATTCTTTCCGGGGAAAACTATGAAGTCCTGGAAGCGCGCTCCGGTGAAGCCGCGCTCCTGCGGTTTCGCGAATTCCTCCCGGACCTGGTGCTTCTCGACTTGAATATGCCCGGCATCAGCGGCCTGGAAACCTGCCGGTCGATCCGCGAAAACTCCGACGTGCCGATCATTGTCCTGACCGTCCGCCATGAAGAAGAGGAAAAGGTGGAAGCCCTGGATGCCGGCGCCGATGATTACGTCACCAAGCCGTTCGGCAAACATGAATTGCTCGCGCGAATCCGTGCCGCCCTGCGGCGTTCGCCCGCTCCTCCGAATGCCGGGCCGAGAACGTTTGTCGCGGGCGATCTCGAGATCGACTTTGAAGCGCGAAAGATCCGCTCCGGAAAGAAGAATGTCCGGCTCACGCCTAAGGAGTTCGATCTCCTCCGCTACCTCGTATCACACGCCGGCAAGCCCGTGCCGCACCGGGAACTGTTACAGGCCGTGTGGGGGCCGGACTACGGTGACCAGACGGATTATCTCCGGGTCTTCATTACACATTTAAGAAAGAAGATCGAGCCCAATCCCGCAAAACCCCAGTACATTCTCACGGACCCGTGGCTGGGTTACCGGTTCGAAGTGGAGGGAACAACAAAAAGCGGTTAA
- a CDS encoding TerB family tellurite resistance protein, translated as MSILKFLGLSKEHFSQHSNAGETDTVRKIVHQLDSLPEDQARYIAAFAYLLSRVARADMQVSTEETAAMERIVVSEGGLPEALATVVVQMAKSQNLLFGATENYLVTREFERLATREQKLATLDCLFAVAAADNNISIDEDNVVKQISEELKLSHSDYIEARLRFKEYLAVLKPGKSETNLH; from the coding sequence CATTCTGAAGTTTCTCGGACTGAGCAAAGAACACTTCAGCCAGCATTCGAACGCCGGCGAAACGGATACGGTCCGCAAAATTGTTCATCAACTCGACAGTCTTCCGGAGGACCAGGCCCGCTACATCGCCGCATTCGCTTATCTGTTGAGCCGCGTTGCCAGAGCCGATATGCAGGTCAGCACGGAAGAGACAGCGGCAATGGAGCGCATCGTCGTCTCGGAAGGCGGCTTGCCTGAGGCGCTGGCTACCGTCGTTGTGCAGATGGCCAAATCGCAGAACCTGCTCTTTGGCGCGACAGAAAACTACCTCGTAACACGGGAATTCGAACGCCTCGCCACTCGCGAGCAGAAGCTGGCCACGCTCGACTGCCTGTTTGCGGTGGCCGCAGCCGACAACAACATCAGCATCGACGAAGATAACGTGGTCAAACAGATATCGGAGGAACTCAAACTCTCGCATTCCGACTACATCGAAGCGCGATTGCGCTTCAAGGAATACCTGGCGGTCTTGAAGCCCGGCAAATCTGAAACGAACCTTCACTAA
- a CDS encoding alpha/beta fold hydrolase has translation MRTTRRDGLARNRRLLVAVACGVFLLLFLRRALLVSFLALKLAGYPAALDSWKGAVHHRSVEHAGIPIDIYGDDAFPSALLIVHGVNPTGKNSLDLVRIADGLAQSGFEVYVPDFAEMRKVHLTPAESLNIRNTFELIGRDAGIACFSYGCGPAMAAAADADIRDHVRFILAFGGYFDIREALEFLVTGPEPPVAYAKWAYLTANPDLAADEIGRERIARLFAAQTPGEFRARFSDLPHSTQARLAALSPATFLAQLKAPLILVHGMDDPVIPSSQSVEFDRAARAKGLNSSVTLLRMYGHVNPVRPGFDVSSLIGFYLPDAFRLLRVVNRLVGYS, from the coding sequence CACTTCTCGTCAGCTTTCTAGCCCTGAAGCTTGCCGGCTACCCGGCGGCGCTCGATTCCTGGAAGGGCGCCGTCCATCATCGAAGCGTTGAGCACGCCGGCATTCCGATCGATATCTACGGCGATGACGCTTTCCCTTCGGCGCTTCTGATCGTTCACGGCGTTAATCCCACCGGGAAAAACAGCCTCGACCTCGTCCGTATCGCCGACGGCCTCGCGCAGTCGGGTTTCGAAGTCTACGTCCCCGACTTCGCTGAGATGCGGAAGGTACATTTGACGCCGGCGGAGTCTCTCAACATCAGGAACACCTTCGAATTAATCGGGCGCGATGCCGGAATTGCCTGCTTCAGCTACGGCTGTGGTCCCGCCATGGCCGCTGCCGCCGATGCGGACATCCGCGATCATGTTCGGTTCATACTGGCCTTCGGCGGTTACTTCGATATCCGCGAGGCGCTGGAGTTTCTTGTCACCGGGCCGGAGCCGCCGGTGGCGTATGCGAAGTGGGCATACCTGACGGCAAATCCGGATCTTGCCGCCGACGAGATCGGCCGTGAACGGATCGCGCGTCTCTTTGCCGCGCAAACCCCCGGCGAATTTCGCGCGCGATTCAGCGATCTGCCGCACTCCACTCAGGCCAGGCTTGCGGCGCTGTCCCCCGCAACTTTTCTGGCGCAGCTGAAGGCGCCGCTCATTCTTGTTCATGGCATGGACGACCCGGTCATTCCATCGAGCCAGAGTGTCGAGTTCGACCGGGCGGCGCGCGCAAAAGGGCTGAACAGCAGTGTGACTTTGTTGCGCATGTATGGGCATGTCAATCCCGTGCGGCCCGGATTTGATGTCTCCAGCCTGATCGGTTTCTACCTGCCGGATGCGTTCCGATTACTGAGGGTTGTGAATCGTCTGGTGGGCTACAGCTGA
- a CDS encoding thiol-disulfide isomerase, which yields MQSRLVLLAAALFGFITATSSIPAKAEESPKPAAVTFDRQVLPILQKNCQTCHRPGEIAPMSFLTYKDTRPWAKAMKEAVISRQMPPWFADPGYGHFANDRRLSESDIQTISGWADGGAAEGDPKDMPPPVTFQDGWNIKPDMIIEMPKDFNVPATGTVNYQNILVKVNFPEDEWVVAAEMRPGNPKVLHHGRVLVRPPGSEFMQDAVPGEAYETGSMVLQKGEAPETLGKFNPGLGPQNFSRYESAKFVPKGSDLVFNLHYTSIGQATTDRARVGLVFAKKPPKLRYFMHNGPTAANLAIAPRDGNAEVVSEMTANADMQLVYMQPHMHLRGKDYEFKLVYPSGKAETIFKAKWDFNWQMGYDLDQPLFVPKGTRIIGIAHYDNSANNKYNPDPEKRVVWGDQNWEEMQNCFIGVLVDPKLKTSTLFSLSGPSLLPRGDSGPALSALK from the coding sequence ATGCAATCTAGATTAGTCCTGCTCGCCGCAGCTCTGTTCGGATTCATCACTGCGACATCTTCGATCCCCGCGAAAGCGGAAGAAAGCCCGAAACCCGCCGCCGTTACCTTCGACAGGCAGGTGCTGCCGATCCTGCAGAAGAACTGCCAGACCTGTCACCGTCCGGGCGAAATCGCTCCCATGTCGTTCCTCACTTATAAGGACACGCGTCCCTGGGCGAAGGCGATGAAGGAAGCGGTCATCAGCAGGCAGATGCCGCCCTGGTTTGCGGATCCCGGCTATGGTCACTTCGCGAACGACCGCAGATTGAGCGAATCCGACATCCAGACGATCAGCGGGTGGGCCGATGGCGGCGCCGCCGAAGGCGATCCGAAAGACATGCCGCCTCCCGTGACTTTCCAGGACGGCTGGAATATCAAGCCCGACATGATCATCGAGATGCCGAAGGACTTCAATGTTCCGGCGACGGGGACGGTCAACTATCAAAATATTCTGGTGAAGGTAAACTTCCCCGAAGACGAGTGGGTTGTCGCCGCCGAAATGCGGCCGGGCAATCCTAAAGTCCTCCATCACGGCCGCGTGCTCGTTCGTCCGCCGGGCTCGGAATTCATGCAGGATGCTGTGCCTGGAGAGGCGTATGAAACGGGCAGCATGGTATTGCAGAAAGGTGAGGCTCCGGAGACGCTCGGCAAATTCAACCCCGGCCTGGGCCCGCAGAACTTCAGCCGCTACGAATCTGCGAAGTTCGTCCCTAAAGGGTCCGACCTGGTTTTCAACCTGCACTACACCTCGATTGGCCAGGCCACCACGGACCGGGCTCGCGTGGGCCTGGTCTTCGCTAAGAAGCCGCCGAAGCTTCGATACTTCATGCATAACGGCCCGACCGCCGCGAACCTCGCGATCGCGCCGCGCGACGGGAATGCGGAAGTGGTTTCAGAGATGACGGCGAACGCCGACATGCAGCTGGTGTACATGCAGCCGCACATGCATCTGCGGGGCAAGGACTACGAGTTCAAGCTGGTTTATCCATCGGGCAAAGCGGAAACGATTTTTAAAGCGAAGTGGGACTTCAACTGGCAGATGGGATACGACCTGGACCAGCCGTTATTCGTGCCGAAAGGAACCCGCATCATCGGGATCGCGCATTACGACAACTCGGCGAACAACAAGTACAACCCCGATCCGGAAAAGCGCGTCGTCTGGGGCGATCAGAACTGGGAGGAGATGCAGAACTGCTTCATCGGCGTTCTCGTCGACCCGAAGCTCAAGACGTCGACGCTTTTTTCGCTGTCAGGGCCGAGCCTGTTGCCCCGCGGCGATTCAGGCCCGGCGCTGTCAGCGTTGAAGTGA
- a CDS encoding PLP-dependent aspartate aminotransferase family protein has translation MTKHAQRLETKVIHAGEPEPRIEGAVILPIFQSAMFEYGEEDDYHSLKYIRLNNTPNHTALHEKLAALENAEDAIVTASGMAAISTALLTVLSAGDHLLVQDSLYGGTHNFVTKDLGAFGIAYDFIDADDPDSWQPKLRKNTKAIYIETMANPLLHIPDVKAAAAFAKTNGLVSMIDNTFASPVNFRPAEWGFDLSLHSCTKYLNGHSDIVAGAAIGRRELVGQVKRRLDHLGGSLDPHAAFLLHRGMKTLAIRMKQHNESALKIAHFLAGHPAIEKVHYPGLESHPRHARARELFDGFSGMISFELKGGVDTAQRFMSRTKLPINAPSLGGVETLMTRPSRTSHSGMAPEDRRRLGISDKLIRLSVGIEATEDLIEDFRAALEG, from the coding sequence ATGACAAAACACGCCCAACGTTTGGAAACGAAGGTCATCCATGCCGGAGAACCGGAACCGCGGATCGAAGGCGCGGTCATCCTGCCGATTTTTCAATCCGCCATGTTCGAATACGGCGAAGAAGACGATTACCACAGCCTGAAATACATCCGGCTCAACAACACGCCGAACCATACGGCGCTGCACGAAAAGCTTGCGGCTCTCGAGAACGCGGAAGACGCAATCGTCACCGCCAGCGGCATGGCGGCGATATCGACGGCGTTGCTTACGGTGCTTTCGGCCGGGGATCACCTGCTCGTGCAGGACTCCCTCTACGGCGGTACGCACAACTTCGTCACGAAAGATCTCGGAGCGTTCGGCATCGCATACGACTTCATCGATGCCGACGATCCGGACTCGTGGCAACCGAAGCTTCGCAAGAACACCAAGGCGATCTATATCGAAACGATGGCCAATCCCCTTTTGCACATTCCGGACGTCAAGGCCGCTGCCGCGTTTGCCAAAACGAATGGACTGGTTTCGATGATCGACAACACCTTCGCGAGCCCGGTCAATTTCCGCCCGGCCGAATGGGGCTTCGACCTGTCGCTGCACAGCTGCACGAAGTATCTCAACGGACACTCGGACATTGTGGCGGGCGCCGCCATCGGCCGGCGCGAACTCGTCGGACAGGTCAAGCGCCGGCTGGATCATCTTGGCGGTTCGCTCGATCCGCATGCGGCATTTCTGCTGCACCGCGGAATGAAGACGCTCGCCATCCGGATGAAGCAGCACAACGAAAGCGCCTTGAAGATCGCGCACTTTCTCGCCGGCCATCCGGCTATCGAGAAAGTGCACTATCCCGGCCTGGAAAGCCATCCGCGCCACGCCCGGGCGCGCGAACTGTTCGACGGATTCAGTGGAATGATCAGCTTCGAATTGAAGGGCGGAGTCGATACCGCGCAGCGCTTCATGAGCCGGACAAAGTTGCCGATCAACGCGCCCAGTCTCGGAGGCGTGGAAACCCTGATGACGCGGCCATCGAGGACATCGCATTCCGGCATGGCGCCGGAAGACCGCCGGCGACTCGGGATCTCGGACAAACTGATCCGGCTGTCGGTAGGGATCGAGGCAACGGAAGACTTGATTGAAGATTTTCGAGCAGCGCTGGAAGGCTGA
- a CDS encoding ATP-binding protein: MKGFIVRVCASLGVIAGIAFFYSRVFTDVNSTTVAMTFLLAILAIATAWGLREAIVASIAGMFCFNFFWLPPYYTLTVADPQNWVALTAFLITAVVASQLSASAKQRAVEATRRQQEMERLYDLSRALMLVDNRSATASQVSHRIAQAFEVAGVAVFDRVTDQIHRTGAMDSVISDTKLKDAAVQRTSSYDPAARLSILPLSLGAGPIGSLAIRGVHISDTALQSVASLAAIVMERARAEEAAARMEAARQNEAIKSMMLDALAHEFKTPLTSIKAAASSIMDERPSAQKELVTIIGEETDRLDSLVTETIRMARIEAGDLRLDRRPHSVPDLINAARQKLRILLEDREVRVEVEGGLPAVVADGELIELTIRQLLTNALKYASPDSAILIRASAQIGVVQISVKDFGPGIPAKDVSHIFEKYYRVEGGGRIPGTGMGLTIARDIVEAHGGEIRVESAWGKGSEFFFTLPIATGAER, from the coding sequence ATGAAGGGATTCATCGTTCGCGTTTGCGCAAGCCTGGGAGTGATCGCTGGAATTGCTTTCTTCTATTCCAGAGTATTCACGGACGTTAACAGCACCACGGTTGCGATGACCTTCCTCCTGGCGATCCTCGCCATCGCTACGGCCTGGGGCCTGCGCGAAGCGATCGTTGCTTCGATTGCCGGAATGTTCTGCTTCAACTTCTTCTGGCTGCCGCCTTATTACACGCTCACGGTCGCGGATCCCCAGAACTGGGTGGCGCTGACGGCATTCCTTATAACAGCCGTGGTCGCGAGCCAGCTGTCGGCGAGCGCGAAGCAGCGGGCGGTGGAAGCGACGCGCCGTCAGCAGGAAATGGAGCGGCTTTACGATCTCAGCCGCGCCTTGATGCTGGTCGATAACCGGTCCGCCACAGCGAGTCAGGTTTCGCATCGCATCGCGCAGGCTTTTGAAGTTGCCGGCGTCGCGGTCTTCGATCGCGTGACGGACCAGATTCACCGCACCGGAGCGATGGACTCCGTGATTTCCGATACCAAGTTGAAGGACGCCGCAGTTCAAAGAACCTCGTCCTACGATCCCGCCGCCCGCCTGTCCATTCTCCCGCTGAGCCTCGGCGCGGGCCCCATCGGAAGCCTTGCTATCCGCGGCGTGCACATCTCGGACACGGCCCTCCAGTCTGTGGCGAGTCTCGCGGCGATCGTCATGGAGCGCGCGCGCGCGGAGGAAGCGGCGGCCAGGATGGAGGCTGCGCGGCAGAATGAAGCGATCAAATCCATGATGCTCGACGCACTTGCTCACGAGTTCAAGACGCCTTTGACTTCGATCAAAGCGGCGGCCTCGTCGATCATGGATGAACGGCCCAGCGCGCAGAAAGAGCTGGTCACGATCATCGGGGAGGAAACCGACCGGCTGGACTCACTGGTAACTGAAACGATCCGCATGGCGCGCATCGAAGCTGGCGATCTGCGGCTGGACCGCCGTCCGCACTCGGTCCCCGACTTGATCAACGCCGCCCGGCAAAAGCTTCGGATTCTGCTCGAAGACCGCGAGGTCCGGGTTGAAGTTGAAGGCGGCCTGCCCGCCGTTGTTGCAGACGGAGAATTGATCGAGCTGACGATTCGCCAGCTCCTGACGAATGCCTTGAAGTATGCCAGTCCGGACTCCGCGATCCTGATCCGCGCGTCCGCGCAGATTGGCGTCGTGCAGATCAGCGTCAAGGACTTCGGCCCCGGCATTCCGGCGAAGGATGTCTCGCATATTTTTGAGAAATACTACCGCGTGGAAGGCGGCGGCCGCATTCCCGGAACCGGAATGGGATTGACGATCGCACGTGACATCGTCGAAGCTCATGGCGGTGAGATCCGGGTGGAAAGCGCCTGGGGAAAAGGTTCCGAATTCTTCTTTACCTTGCCAATCGCAACAGGAGCGGAAAGGTGA
- a CDS encoding peroxiredoxin, protein MSLRINDEAPNFTAQTTQGDIDFHKWIGDGWAILFSHPKDFTPVCTTELGYMAKLEPQFKARNCKIIGLSVDPVSSHSKWANDIEETQGSKVNYPMIGDHDLKVAKLYNMLPADTAGTSEGRTSATNATVRTVFVVGPDKQIKLMISYPMNTGRNFDEILRVLDSMQLTANHKVATPVNWKNGEDVIIPPAVSDEEAKKKYPQGFKTLKPYLRTVSQPK, encoded by the coding sequence ATGTCTTTAAGAATTAACGACGAGGCACCGAACTTTACTGCGCAGACGACGCAGGGAGATATCGACTTTCACAAATGGATCGGCGATGGCTGGGCCATCCTGTTCTCGCATCCGAAGGACTTCACCCCCGTCTGCACAACGGAACTCGGCTATATGGCGAAGCTCGAACCGCAGTTCAAAGCCCGGAACTGCAAGATCATCGGCCTGAGCGTCGATCCGGTAAGCAGCCACAGCAAGTGGGCTAACGACATTGAAGAAACTCAGGGCTCCAAAGTGAATTATCCGATGATCGGAGACCACGACCTCAAAGTCGCGAAGCTTTACAATATGCTTCCGGCGGACACCGCCGGAACATCCGAAGGCCGCACTTCCGCCACCAATGCCACGGTAAGAACAGTGTTTGTGGTCGGCCCCGACAAACAGATCAAGCTGATGATCAGCTATCCGATGAACACCGGCCGCAACTTCGATGAAATCCTGCGTGTTCTGGATTCGATGCAGCTGACGGCCAACCACAAGGTGGCGACGCCGGTGAATTGGAAAAACGGCGAGGATGTCATCATCCCGCCGGCGGTGTCGGACGAAGAGGCCAAGAAAAAGTATCCGCAGGGCTTCAAGACGCTGAAGCCGTATCTGCGCACCGTTTCTCAGCCGAAATAG
- a CDS encoding TerC family protein: MRVLYSVFAIIVINLVLSGDNAVVIGMAAHRLPANDRRRAITLGGAAAIVLRIILTIPAMYLLRVSGLRITGGLLLIWIAVRLLKEEEESEEGVKVAATMREAIFTILVADLVMSTDNILGVAAASNNNIYLLLFGLIVSMAIIMWMGSIVARLINQFLWLSYIGAAVIAWTGASMIFDDPLLEGKSWTGRNVAYVSAAAITIAVTAFAHWFHRVRRSD, translated from the coding sequence GTGCGAGTGCTCTATTCGGTTTTCGCAATCATCGTCATCAATCTGGTGCTCAGCGGAGACAATGCGGTCGTTATCGGGATGGCGGCGCACCGGCTGCCGGCCAACGACCGGCGCAGGGCCATCACTCTGGGCGGCGCGGCTGCGATTGTTTTACGGATAATCCTGACGATCCCCGCAATGTACTTGCTTCGCGTGTCCGGCCTCCGGATCACGGGAGGACTGCTGCTGATCTGGATCGCCGTCAGACTCCTCAAAGAGGAAGAGGAAAGCGAAGAAGGCGTCAAAGTTGCGGCGACCATGCGCGAAGCCATATTCACCATCCTGGTCGCGGACCTCGTGATGAGCACCGACAACATTCTCGGCGTCGCCGCCGCGAGCAACAATAACATCTACCTGCTTCTATTCGGGCTGATCGTCAGCATGGCCATCATCATGTGGATGGGCAGCATTGTCGCCAGGCTCATCAATCAATTCTTGTGGCTTTCTTATATAGGAGCGGCCGTCATCGCATGGACCGGAGCGTCGATGATCTTCGACGATCCCCTGCTGGAAGGGAAAAGCTGGACCGGACGCAACGTCGCCTACGTTTCCGCCGCTGCCATCACGATAGCAGTGACTGCATTTGCCCACTGGTTCCATCGCGTTCGGAGGTCTGATTAA